A genome region from Ligilactobacillus cholophilus includes the following:
- a CDS encoding Nif3-like dinuclear metal center hexameric protein, producing the protein MTKVKDIVSKFEELAPKWIAEDGDPVGLQLGDLNQEVHKMMVTLDVRPETVQEAIDHNVDFIFAHHPAMFRPVQPLDLSIPQNKMYAEIIKHGITVYGAHTNLDNANGGMNDWLAEVFDLQNTEPLLPTREEEHSYTGSKNEMVEMVQKKIEVFFPERIKKQVLFAMHENHPQEDFIYDLYQVEGLGQKFGMGRVGELPKSMTVKEFAEKCNEVFDIPGTRVISKDINKTVKRIAILGGSGARFYTNALQKRADLYLTGDISYHVGHDILASGLNAVDAGHYIEYICKPHLTKLFSKWNQNEKWNIDIYQSEINTNPYQFI; encoded by the coding sequence ATGACTAAAGTTAAGGATATTGTGTCAAAATTTGAAGAACTTGCTCCTAAGTGGATTGCTGAAGATGGTGATCCAGTCGGATTACAATTAGGAGATTTAAACCAAGAAGTTCATAAAATGATGGTAACATTAGATGTTCGTCCAGAAACTGTACAAGAAGCAATTGATCATAATGTTGATTTTATTTTTGCACACCATCCTGCAATGTTTAGACCAGTACAACCATTAGATTTGAGCATTCCACAAAATAAAATGTATGCTGAAATCATAAAACATGGAATTACTGTATATGGTGCACATACTAATTTAGATAATGCTAACGGTGGAATGAATGATTGGCTGGCAGAAGTTTTTGATTTGCAAAATACAGAGCCTCTTCTTCCAACTAGAGAAGAAGAGCACTCCTATACTGGATCTAAAAACGAAATGGTTGAAATGGTACAAAAGAAAATTGAAGTATTCTTTCCAGAAAGAATAAAAAAACAAGTACTTTTTGCGATGCATGAAAATCACCCACAAGAAGATTTTATTTATGATCTTTATCAGGTAGAGGGCTTAGGTCAAAAATTTGGCATGGGCCGCGTCGGTGAATTACCTAAATCAATGACAGTAAAGGAATTTGCAGAAAAATGTAATGAAGTTTTTGATATTCCAGGAACTCGTGTTATTAGTAAAGATATTAATAAAACAGTTAAACGAATTGCAATTTTAGGTGGTTCTGGTGCCCGGTTTTATACAAATGCACTTCAAAAACGTGCTGACTTATATCTAACAGGAGATATTTCTTATCATGTGGGGCATGATATTTTAGCTTCTGGATTAAATGCAGTAGATGCAGGTCATTATATTGAATATATATGTAAGCCTCATTTAACGAAGCTCTTTAGTAAATGGAATCAAAATGAAAAATGGAATATTGATATTTATCAATCAGAAATTAACACAAATCCATATCAGTTTATTTAA
- the murI gene encoding glutamate racemase, which yields MTFKQPIGVFDSGLGGLSVLKQIYKLMPNEDYIFFGDSANAPYGIKSTQEVYELSKKITEMLINKYHVKAIVIACNTATSAAINRLREEYSIPIIGLEPAIKPAVQNNSHGKVIVMATPLTLVGKKFDQSAERFKNEATIIKAPAPDLVEYVERGELLSSGIKEYLHKILDDKLPVNAIVLGCTHFPFAQKAIQEVVGNDVEIYDGSMGAAMQLQRKLKDIGKLTSDTSKGKIEFKNSNPDPKEIELSQKLFDM from the coding sequence ATGACATTTAAACAACCAATTGGAGTATTTGATTCCGGTTTGGGTGGGTTAAGTGTATTAAAGCAAATTTATAAATTAATGCCAAATGAAGACTATATTTTCTTTGGCGATTCTGCAAATGCACCTTATGGAATTAAAAGCACTCAGGAAGTTTATGAATTGAGCAAAAAAATTACTGAGATGCTTATTAATAAGTACCATGTTAAAGCAATTGTGATAGCATGTAATACTGCTACAAGTGCTGCTATTAATAGATTGCGTGAGGAATATTCAATCCCAATAATTGGTCTAGAGCCTGCCATTAAACCGGCTGTTCAAAATAATTCACATGGAAAAGTTATTGTAATGGCAACACCTTTAACATTAGTCGGTAAAAAATTTGATCAATCTGCAGAGCGTTTTAAAAATGAAGCAACAATTATAAAAGCTCCAGCTCCAGATTTAGTAGAGTACGTTGAACGAGGAGAATTACTTTCTTCTGGAATTAAAGAATACTTGCATAAAATTTTAGATGATAAATTACCTGTAAACGCAATTGTACTTGGATGCACTCACTTTCCATTTGCTCAAAAAGCAATTCAAGAAGTTGTCGGAAATGATGTTGAAATTTATGATGGTAGTATGGGTGCTGCAATGCAACTTCAACGTAAACTAAAGGATATTGGTAAATTAACTTCTGATACCTCGAAAGGCAAAATTGAATTTAAAAATAGTAACCCAGACCCGAAGGAAATAGAATTAAGTCAAAAATTGTTTGACATGTAA
- a CDS encoding APC family permease: MKKKISLFSLVMLTLSSLIGSGWLFGSWEAAKVAGPAAIFSWIIGAVVIGLIAFNYIELGAMFPERGGMSHYAQYTHGSLLGFIAAWANWISLVTIIPIEAVACVQYMSSWPWKWANWTHILMSGDQISNNGLFVVYIFIIIFTLLNYWSVKLLTRFTNFVSFFKLGIPILTIVMLVISGFHPQNFGSSIHEFMPYGTAAIFSATTVSGIIFSYDAFQTVINMGSEIQNPKKNIKRGVVLSLFIAFVIYVSLQITFIGVVKPSTIAQVGWHGLNFQSPFADLAIMLGMYWLSVLLYMEAFISPFGTGVSFVASGARTLAAFKENKHFPESVGKIHKKYGTPRVALVIDAFISIIMVTLFRNWGILASVISTATLIAFLTGPVSVVSLREMAPNFIRPVKLNHLNILAPISFVLASLAAYWAMWPTTIEVILIILIGLPIYFYYERRLGWPETKKHIKSSLWLLLFLGVLALLSYIGSTEFGGIGLIKYPFDFIILIIVSLIFYYYGIHSYITSEYFEQAKKSNQQVNLKDYDED, encoded by the coding sequence ATGAAGAAAAAAATAAGCTTATTTTCATTAGTTATGTTAACGTTAAGCTCACTTATTGGTTCAGGATGGTTATTTGGATCATGGGAGGCTGCTAAAGTCGCAGGACCTGCTGCAATCTTTTCATGGATTATTGGTGCTGTTGTAATTGGGTTAATTGCTTTTAATTATATAGAACTTGGAGCAATGTTCCCTGAACGTGGGGGAATGAGTCATTATGCGCAATATACTCACGGCTCACTTTTAGGTTTCATTGCTGCTTGGGCCAATTGGATTTCTTTAGTTACAATCATCCCAATTGAGGCGGTTGCTTGTGTTCAATATATGAGTTCATGGCCTTGGAAGTGGGCCAACTGGACCCATATTTTAATGAGTGGAGATCAAATTTCTAATAATGGTTTATTTGTTGTTTACATTTTTATCATCATTTTTACATTATTAAATTATTGGTCTGTTAAATTGCTAACTCGTTTTACAAATTTTGTTTCATTTTTTAAATTGGGAATTCCGATTTTAACAATTGTAATGCTTGTTATTTCTGGTTTTCATCCACAAAACTTTGGTAGCTCAATTCATGAATTTATGCCTTATGGAACTGCTGCAATTTTTTCTGCAACAACTGTTTCTGGAATCATTTTCTCATATGATGCTTTCCAAACAGTAATTAATATGGGGAGTGAAATTCAAAATCCTAAGAAGAATATAAAAAGAGGGGTTGTTTTATCACTTTTTATTGCCTTCGTCATTTATGTTTCCTTACAGATCACATTTATCGGAGTAGTAAAGCCAAGTACAATTGCACAAGTTGGCTGGCATGGACTTAATTTCCAATCACCATTTGCAGATTTAGCAATTATGCTTGGAATGTATTGGTTATCAGTATTACTTTACATGGAAGCATTTATTTCTCCTTTTGGAACAGGCGTCTCATTTGTTGCATCTGGTGCTCGTACATTAGCTGCATTTAAGGAAAACAAACATTTTCCTGAGTCAGTCGGAAAAATTCATAAAAAGTATGGGACACCTCGTGTTGCATTAGTTATCGATGCATTCATAAGTATTATTATGGTTACACTTTTCAGAAATTGGGGAATTTTAGCAAGTGTAATCTCAACCGCTACATTAATTGCCTTTTTAACAGGACCTGTTTCTGTAGTTTCATTACGTGAAATGGCACCAAATTTCATTCGACCTGTTAAATTAAATCATCTAAATATCCTAGCACCTATTTCATTCGTGTTAGCAAGTTTAGCTGCATATTGGGCAATGTGGCCAACTACAATTGAAGTTATTTTAATTATCTTAATTGGATTACCAATCTATTTCTACTATGAAAGACGATTAGGTTGGCCAGAAACTAAGAAACATATTAAATCCAGTTTATGGCTACTCCTTTTCCTTGGAGTTTTAGCCTTATTATCATATATTGGAAGTACAGAGTTTGGTGGAATTGGTTTAATTAAATACCCATTTGATTTTATTATTTTAATTATAGTGTCATTAATCTTTTATTATTATGGAATTCATTCATACATCACGTCTGAATACTTTGAACAAGCGAAAAAGAGTAACCAACAAGTTAATCTAAAAGACTATGATGAGGACTGA
- the pepT gene encoding peptidase T, producing MTKYESLIPRFISYVKKNTRSNAESTTIPSTQSQVEFAKDLMAELKEIGMQDVRLNKQSGYVFATLPSNLPAGKTAKKIGFISHMDTADFNAENVKPQVIENYDGESDIKLGDSEYTLSPSEFPNLHKSKNHTLITTSGDTLLGADDKCGITDIMTAMEYLVKHPEIKHGEIEVGFGPDEEIGTGADHFDTNDFGADIAYTVDGGPLGELEYETFNAAQAKITFKGKDVHPATAKGVMINALKLAMQFDSQLPQDEVPEKTEGREGFFLLLSLNGEIDEAHSAYIIRDHDRQKFEARKQLMLDIAKRMNDEFGEERVIIDMNDQYYNMREVIEKDMTVVDIAKEAMEDLQIKPDIYPVRGGTDGSKISFMGIPTPNIFTGADNMHSRFEFADVDTMEKAVDVIIKMVELIGEKEA from the coding sequence ATGACAAAATATGAATCTTTAATTCCTCGTTTTATTTCATATGTAAAGAAAAACACACGTTCAAATGCAGAATCTACTACAATTCCTTCTACACAATCACAAGTTGAATTTGCGAAGGATTTAATGGCAGAATTAAAAGAAATCGGAATGCAAGACGTGCGCCTAAACAAGCAAAGTGGCTATGTATTTGCAACATTGCCAAGCAATCTTCCTGCAGGTAAAACAGCTAAAAAAATTGGTTTTATTTCTCATATGGATACAGCTGATTTTAATGCTGAAAATGTTAAACCACAAGTTATCGAAAATTATGATGGTGAATCAGATATTAAATTAGGTGATAGCGAATATACACTTTCTCCAAGTGAATTCCCTAATTTACATAAATCAAAAAATCATACACTTATTACTACAAGCGGAGATACATTGCTTGGCGCAGACGATAAGTGTGGAATCACTGATATTATGACTGCAATGGAATATTTAGTAAAACATCCTGAAATTAAACATGGTGAAATCGAAGTCGGTTTTGGACCTGATGAAGAAATTGGAACAGGTGCCGATCACTTTGACACAAATGATTTTGGTGCTGATATTGCTTATACAGTTGATGGTGGTCCATTAGGTGAATTAGAATATGAAACATTCAATGCTGCACAAGCTAAAATCACTTTCAAAGGTAAAGATGTTCATCCCGCAACAGCAAAGGGTGTAATGATTAATGCCTTGAAACTAGCAATGCAATTTGATAGCCAATTACCACAAGATGAAGTTCCTGAAAAGACTGAAGGTCGCGAAGGTTTCTTCTTACTCCTTTCATTAAATGGTGAAATTGACGAAGCTCATTCAGCTTACATTATTCGTGATCACGATCGTCAAAAATTTGAAGCTCGTAAGCAATTGATGTTAGATATTGCTAAACGTATGAATGACGAATTTGGCGAAGAACGTGTAATTATTGATATGAATGATCAATATTACAATATGCGTGAAGTAATTGAAAAAGATATGACTGTAGTTGACATTGCTAAAGAAGCAATGGAAGATTTACAAATTAAACCAGATATTTATCCAGTACGTGGTGGTACTGATGGTTCTAAGATCTCATTCATGGGAATTCCAACACCAAACATTTTCACTGGAGCAGATAACATGCACTCACGCTTTGAATTTGCAGATGTAGATACAATGGAAAAAGCTGTTGATGTTATCATTAAAATGGTTGAACTTATTGGAGAAAAAGAAGCATAA
- a CDS encoding DUF1003 domain-containing protein produces the protein MAAKKTATCVICGKHYSVMEGFYLRNLGGDLVEQIKEHYKDIKPSSFICLSDLQHIRLNNLEKTINEDLESNRKINASLEKNLNSNHYVVKNTNNMRLTKGQKIADALAKYAGSWGFIIAFCIFLFIWMSINTLHIFGLDFDPYPFILLNLFLSCLAALQAPVIMMSQNRQAERDRFDAENDYKTNQKTEMELRNLHKKVDQLNEVQWPHLLDIQKTEIEVLTEIEYELQQMQIKQNELIKAKQHQTRHRSRQ, from the coding sequence ATGGCCGCTAAAAAGACAGCAACTTGCGTCATTTGTGGGAAACATTATTCAGTAATGGAAGGATTCTATTTAAGAAATTTAGGTGGAGATTTAGTTGAACAGATAAAAGAACATTATAAAGATATAAAACCATCATCTTTTATTTGTTTGAGTGACTTGCAACATATTAGATTAAATAACCTAGAAAAAACAATTAATGAAGATTTAGAATCTAATCGTAAAATAAATGCAAGTTTAGAAAAAAATTTAAATAGTAATCATTATGTTGTTAAAAATACAAATAATATGAGATTAACAAAAGGACAAAAAATTGCTGATGCATTAGCTAAATATGCTGGTAGTTGGGGATTTATCATCGCTTTTTGTATATTTCTTTTTATTTGGATGTCAATTAATACATTACATATTTTTGGCCTAGATTTTGATCCATATCCATTTATCTTATTAAATTTATTTTTAAGTTGTTTAGCTGCATTACAAGCGCCTGTTATTATGATGAGTCAAAATCGTCAAGCAGAACGTGATCGATTTGATGCAGAAAATGATTATAAAACAAATCAAAAAACAGAAATGGAATTACGCAATTTGCATAAAAAAGTGGATCAATTAAATGAGGTTCAGTGGCCACACTTATTAGATATTCAGAAAACTGAGATTGAAGTTTTGACTGAAATTGAATATGAGTTACAACAAATGCAAATCAAACAAAATGAATTGATTAAAGCAAAGCAACATCAAACACGACATCGAAGTCGACAATAA
- a CDS encoding DeoR/GlpR family DNA-binding transcription regulator: MIQEKRIELIKQLLEDRQELTTKNIMDEFGVSQDTARRDIVLLTERGEVRRTHGGILPLDFGRSVPNYQSRLGQFTKEKTHIAMEALKFFKPHHVYFIGSSTILLKTCQNLNMDLTVHTHSLDNCIALSDHNKVTVKISSGTLNHENRYFYSNLAVKELQNVVFDTAFIAASGIDENGVYLLDQGDAEIVGVAAQQARKVVLVAEHQKFVNKSYYRICPLDIISTFITDKELTKEQRNMFSKHTKIIVASSKNKIKEYGGTV; the protein is encoded by the coding sequence TTGATTCAAGAGAAAAGAATTGAATTAATTAAACAGCTTCTTGAAGATCGTCAAGAACTAACAACTAAAAATATCATGGATGAATTTGGAGTTTCTCAAGACACCGCACGACGTGACATTGTTTTATTAACAGAACGTGGTGAAGTTCGTCGTACGCATGGAGGGATTCTTCCGTTAGATTTTGGTCGTAGTGTCCCGAATTACCAAAGCCGTTTAGGACAATTCACAAAAGAAAAAACTCATATCGCAATGGAGGCGTTAAAGTTTTTTAAACCTCATCATGTTTATTTTATTGGATCTTCTACAATCCTATTAAAAACATGCCAAAATTTAAATATGGATTTAACAGTACATACCCATTCATTAGATAATTGCATTGCATTATCTGATCATAATAAGGTAACTGTCAAAATTTCAAGTGGTACATTAAATCATGAAAATAGGTATTTTTATTCAAATTTAGCAGTTAAAGAATTACAAAATGTTGTTTTTGATACTGCATTTATTGCTGCATCCGGAATTGATGAAAATGGAGTATACTTGTTAGATCAAGGAGATGCAGAAATTGTTGGTGTTGCAGCTCAACAAGCACGTAAAGTTGTCTTGGTGGCAGAACATCAAAAATTTGTAAATAAATCATATTATAGAATTTGTCCATTAGATATAATTTCAACCTTTATTACAGATAAAGAATTAACTAAAGAGCAACGAAATATGTTTAGTAAACATACAAAAATTATCGTTGCATCAAGTAAAAATAAAATTAAAGAATATGGAGGTACTGTATGA
- the yaaA gene encoding peroxide stress protein YaaA, with the protein MKIIISPAKQMQVDADTFDVLSTPALLDKAIQIEKYLKSLTVDELRKLWHTNDKLFELNMDRLRKMDLKNEIQTPAILAFCGLQYQYMAPDLFTDNALEYIQEHLRILSSFYGVLRPFDGVVPYRLEMKAKAHVNGTKNLHAFWNDSWFNVLTQDDNLIINLASKMYASQVSRYIKNTKIKMVSCVFGYYHPTKHKVIQDNTYAKMARGEMVRYMAENQIQDFHKLINFNDLGYEYSPDFSDENNLIFLRDRNQEIHR; encoded by the coding sequence ATGAAAATAATTATTTCACCTGCAAAACAAATGCAAGTGGATGCAGATACATTTGACGTTTTATCAACGCCTGCTCTATTAGATAAAGCAATCCAAATTGAAAAATATTTAAAATCATTAACTGTCGATGAATTACGTAAACTTTGGCATACAAATGATAAATTATTTGAATTAAACATGGATCGCTTAAGAAAAATGGATTTAAAAAATGAGATTCAAACACCAGCAATTTTAGCTTTTTGCGGATTACAGTATCAATATATGGCCCCAGATTTATTTACGGATAATGCATTAGAATATATTCAAGAGCATTTACGTATTTTATCTAGCTTTTATGGAGTATTAAGACCGTTTGATGGGGTTGTTCCGTATAGACTTGAAATGAAAGCTAAAGCTCATGTAAATGGCACTAAAAATTTACATGCTTTTTGGAATGATTCTTGGTTTAACGTTTTGACTCAAGACGATAATCTAATTATAAATTTAGCATCAAAAATGTATGCATCCCAAGTATCACGTTATATAAAAAATACAAAGATTAAAATGGTATCATGTGTTTTTGGTTATTATCATCCAACTAAGCATAAAGTTATTCAAGATAATACATATGCTAAAATGGCTCGCGGTGAAATGGTTAGATATATGGCTGAAAATCAAATTCAAGATTTTCATAAATTAATTAACTTCAATGATTTAGGATATGAATATAGTCCTGATTTTTCTGATGAAAATAATTTAATATTTTTACGTGATCGTAATCAAGAAATTCATCGTTAA